Proteins from a single region of Apium graveolens cultivar Ventura chromosome 7, ASM990537v1, whole genome shotgun sequence:
- the LOC141670455 gene encoding LOW QUALITY PROTEIN: ATP-dependent zinc metalloprotease FTSH 6, chloroplastic-like (The sequence of the model RefSeq protein was modified relative to this genomic sequence to represent the inferred CDS: inserted 2 bases in 2 codons), whose translation MSPALSLFQPCFPICTIHGLTDNSHASPTPNSKNRYPGLHINTKLNRRDLLNRVGLTFIGGAIVQQPARAQVENTKDATSSRMSYSRFLQYLDAGAVNKVDLFENGTVVIAEIMIPELNKSQRVKIQLPGLPQELLRKLKDKDVDFAAHPMEMNVSAVFLDLLGNLAFPLYLIGSLLIRTPMNSPGGGPNFPXGLGRSKAKFEMEPNTRVAFDDVAGVEEAKQDLQEIVEFLKIPEKFAAVSAKIPKGVLLVGPAGTGKTLLARAIAGEAGVPFFSLSGSEFVEMFVGVGASRVRDLFNKAKMNSPCLVFIDEIDAVGRQRGTGIGGGNDEREQTLNQLLTEIDGFSGDSGVIVIAATNRPEILDPALLRPGRFDRQVTVGLSDVRGREAILKVHSNNKRLDKDVSLAVIAMRTPGFSGADLANLMNEAAILAGRRVKNRITSKEIDDWIDRIVAGMEGTKMTDGKSKILVAYHEIGHAVCSTLTPGHDPVQKVTLIPRGQARGLTWFIPNEDLTLLSKQQLFARIVSGLGGGAAEEVIFGESEITTGAAEDLQQITWIARQMVTMYGMSEIGPWALSXTEAQSSDVVLRMLVRNSMSEKLAKDIDTNIRSIVESAYQIARNHIRGNREAIDKLVQVLLDKETLTGEEFRAILSEFPDISSHKAHRSLSREMNKV comes from the exons ATGTCCCCTGCTCTTTCTCTGTTCCAGCCTTGCTTTCCCATATGCACAATTCATGGCCTTACAGATAATTCCCATGCATCACCAACACCCAACAGCAAGAACAGATATCCCGGTTTACACATTAACACGAAACTCAACCGGAGAGATCTTTTGAATCGAGTCGGTCTCACATTTATTGGTGGAGCTATAGTTCAGCAGCCTGCAAGAGCTCAAGTAGAGAACACGAAGGATGCTACTTCAAGTAGAATGTCATATTCAAGATTTTTGCAGTACCTTGATGCTGGTGCTGTCAATAAAGTGGACTTGTTTGAGAATGGGACTGTGGTGATCGCGGAGATAATGATTCCTGAACTCAATAAGAGTCAGAGAGTTAAGATACAGTTACCTGGATTGCCGCAAGAGTTGTTGAGGAAACTCAAAGACAAAGATGTTGATTTTGCAGCTCATCCCATGGAAATGAATGTATCAGCTGTGTTTCTTGACTTGTTAGGGAATTTGGCTTTTCCCTTGTATTTGATTGGCAGCTTACTGATCAGAACTCCTATGAATTCACCTGGAGGAGGTCCTAACTTTC TTGGATTAGGAAG AAGTAAAGCTAAATTTGAGATGGAACCCAACACTAGGGTGGCCTTTGATGATGTAGCTGGAGTTGAAGAAGCAAAGCAAGATTTACAAGAAATTGTCGAGTTCCTTAAAATTCCAGAAAAGTTTGCTGCAGTTAGTGCAAAGATTCCAAAAGGAGTACTTTTAGTTGGGCCAGCTGGGACTGGCAAGACATTGCTGGCTCGAGCCATAGCTGGAGAAGCAGGAGTGCCATTCTTTTCACTTTCAGGTTCTGAGTTTGTTGAGATGTTTGTAGGAGTGGGGGCTTCCAGGGTAAGAGACTTATTCAATAAGGCAAAAATGAACAGTCCTTGCTTGGTTTTTATAGATGAGATAGATGCTGTTGGAAGGCAAAGAGGAACTGGCATTGGCGGGGGTAACGACGAGAGAGAGCAAACCTTAAATCAGTTGCTCACTGAAATTGATGGTTTTAGTGGTGATAGTGGAGTGATTGTCATTGCGGCAACAAACAGACCCGAAATTCTTGACCCTGCTCTTCTTAGACCAGGAAGGTTTGACAGGCAG GTAACAGTTGGACTATCAGATGTAAGAGGAAGAGAAGCAATCCTAAAAGTTCATAGTAACAACAAGAGGCTTGACAAAGATGTGTCTCTGGCTGTTATCGCTATGCGAACGCCTGGGTTTAGTGGTGCTGATCTAGCTAATCTCATGAATGAGGCTGCAATTCTTGCTGGTCGGAGGGTAAAAAATAGGATAACATCAAAGGAAATAGATGATTGGATTGACAGAATAGTGGCAGGAATGGAAGGAACCAAGATGACTGATGGAAAGAGCAAGATTCTGGTGGCTTATCATGAAATTGGGCATGCTGTTTGTTC GACATTAACCCCCGGCCATGACCCAGTGCAAAAGGTCACCTTAATCCCTCGAGGCCAGGCTCGTGGTCTGACATGGTTCATACCTAACGAAGACCTCACACTTCTCTCAAAACAACAACTATTTGCTAGGATAGTTAGTGGCCTTGGTGGTGGAGCAGCTGAAGAAGTTATATTTGGTGAATCAGAAATCACTACAGGGGCAGCCGAGGACCTGCAGCAGATAACTTGGATAGCAAGACAG ATGGTAACAATGTATGGTATGTCAGAGATAGGGCCTTGGGCATTAA TAACTGAGGCACAGAGCAGTGATGTGGTACTGAGGATGCTAGTGAGAAATTCAATGTCAGAGAAGCTCGCAAAAGATATAGATACAAATATAAGAAGTATAGTCGAGAGCGCATACCAAATTGCAAGAAACCATATAAGGGGCAACAGAGAAGCCATTGATAAACTAGTACAAGTGCTACTTGACAAGGAGACGCTAACTGGGGAAGAGTTTAGAGCAATCCTTTCAGAATTTCCTGATATATCGAGTCATAAAGCTCATAGAAGCCTTTCTCGTGAAATGAACAAGGTCTAA
- the LOC141670454 gene encoding putative metal-nicotianamine transporter YSL7 isoform X2 → MSEIVAKQSTEANAAQNIKNPQLHWMIGFLFVVSFLGLFSVVPLRKIMIIDFKLIYPSGTATAHLINSFHTPQGARLAKKQVKALGKFFSFSFVWGFFQWFFTAGDACGFKEFPTFGLEAYRNKFFFDFSATYVGVGMICPYLINVSLLLGAIISWGIMWPLIEDRKGHWYPADLSPSSLNGLQGYKVFIAIAMILGDGLYNFLKVLGHTLFGLSRQIRMKKPETLPVEAGQSSTETPSLSYDDERRTQMFLKDQIPTWFAVAGYVTVAIISAATLPHIFPHLKWYHAAVIYIFAPVLAFCNSYGTGLTDWSLASTYGKLAIFTIGAWAGASHGGVLAGLAACGVMMNIVSTASDLMQDFKTGYMTLASPRSMFVSQIIGTAMGCVISPCVFWLFYKAFNNLGVPGSEYPAPYALVYRNMSILGVEGFSALPKNCLKLCYVFFAAAIVVNAIRDAVGKKRSKYIPLPMAMAIPFFLGGYFAIDMCVGSLILFVWQKLNKTKADAFGPAVASGLICGDGIWTLPSSILALAGINPPICMKFLSRKTNTKVDGFLGS, encoded by the exons ATGAGTGAGATTGTAGCAAAACAATCAACCGAAGCTAATGCTGCACAAAATATAAAAAATCCTCAGCTACATTGGATGATTGGATTTCTATTTGTTGTTAGTTTTCTTGGACTATTCTCTGTGGTGCCACTTCGAAAG ATAATGATCATAGACTTCAAACTGATTTACCCAAGTGGCACTGCGACTGCTCACCTAATAAACAGCTTCCACACTCCTCAAGGAGCCAGGCTAGCTAA AAAACAAGTTAAAGCTCTGggaaaatttttctcattcagcttcGTGTGGGGTTTCTTCCAGTGGTTCTTCACTGCTGGCGATGCCTGTGGATTCAAAGAGTTCCCTACGTTTGGACTTGAAGCTTATAGAAACAA GTTTTTCTTTGACTTCTCAGCAACTTATGTTGGTGTGGGAATGATTTGTCCATATCTGATCAATGTTTCATTACTACTTGGAGCAATTATTTCTTGGGGTATAATGTGGCCTCTCATCGAGGACAGGAAGGGGCATTGGTACCCTGCAGACCTTAGCCCAAGCAGTCTCAATGGTTTGCAAGGTTACAAG GTATTCATAGCCATAGCCATGATCCTTGGTGATGGTCTCTATAATTTCTTAAAAGTCTTGGGTCATACTTTATTTGGATTGTCTCGCCAAATTCGGATGAAAAAACCTGAAACGTTACCAGTAGAAGCTGGTCAGTCTTCCACAGAAACTCCATCTCTGTCATATGATGATGAGCGTAGAACCCAGATGTTCCTCAAGGACCAAATCCCAACGTGGTTTGCAGTGGCTGGTTATGTCACTGTTGCTATTATATCTGCTGCAACTCTTCCTCATATCTTTCCACATCTAAAGTGGTACCATGCTGCTGTCATATACATTTTTGCACCAGTACTAGCCTTTTGCAATTCTTATGGTACTGGTCTCACCGATTGGTCCCTGGCTTCTACCTATGGAAAGCTTGCTATCTTTACAATTGGGGCATGGGCAGGAGCTTCACATGGTGGTGTTCTTGCGGGATTGGCAGCTTGTGGAGTTATGATGAACATCGTCTCCACTGCATCTGACCTGATGCAGGACTTCAAAACAGGTTATATGACCCTGGCTTCACCTAGGTCAATGTTTGTGAGCCAAATTATTGGAACTGCTATGGGTTGTGTAATATCCCCATGTGTCTTTTGGCTCTTCTACAAGGCCTTCAATAATCTTGGAGTCCCTGGTTCAGAGTACCCAGCCCCTTATGCACTTGTATATCGCAACATGTCAATTTTGGGGGTTGAAGGATTTTCAGCATTACCAAAGAACTGTCTCAAGCTTTGCTATGTGTTCTTTGCCGCTGCCATTGTTGTCAATGCCATTAGAGATGCAGTGGGAAAGAAGCGATCAAAGTATATTCCACTTCCAATGGCAATGGCTATTCCATTTTTTCTTGGGGGTTACTTTGCCATTGACATGTGCGTTGGAAGCCTGATACTATTTGTTTGGCAAAAACTAAACAAGACAAAAGCTGATGCATTTGGCCCTGCTGTAGCTTCAGGATTAATTTGTGGAGATGGGATATGGACTTTACCCAGTTCCATACTAGCATTAGCGGGAATAAACCCACCTATTTGCATGAAATTTCTCTCGAGGAAAACAAATACTAAAGTTGATGGTTTCTTAGGATCTTAA
- the LOC141670454 gene encoding putative metal-nicotianamine transporter YSL7 isoform X1 — translation MATQRITDEAPQKPKYTTADNDEDYRESVEMMFESKQVPSWQNQLTLRAFVVSLFLGILFTFIVMKLNLTTGIIPSLNVSAGLLGFFFVKTWTTFLSRSGLLKQPFTRQENTVIQTCVVATSGIAFSGGFGSYLFGMSEIVAKQSTEANAAQNIKNPQLHWMIGFLFVVSFLGLFSVVPLRKIMIIDFKLIYPSGTATAHLINSFHTPQGARLAKKQVKALGKFFSFSFVWGFFQWFFTAGDACGFKEFPTFGLEAYRNKFFFDFSATYVGVGMICPYLINVSLLLGAIISWGIMWPLIEDRKGHWYPADLSPSSLNGLQGYKVFIAIAMILGDGLYNFLKVLGHTLFGLSRQIRMKKPETLPVEAGQSSTETPSLSYDDERRTQMFLKDQIPTWFAVAGYVTVAIISAATLPHIFPHLKWYHAAVIYIFAPVLAFCNSYGTGLTDWSLASTYGKLAIFTIGAWAGASHGGVLAGLAACGVMMNIVSTASDLMQDFKTGYMTLASPRSMFVSQIIGTAMGCVISPCVFWLFYKAFNNLGVPGSEYPAPYALVYRNMSILGVEGFSALPKNCLKLCYVFFAAAIVVNAIRDAVGKKRSKYIPLPMAMAIPFFLGGYFAIDMCVGSLILFVWQKLNKTKADAFGPAVASGLICGDGIWTLPSSILALAGINPPICMKFLSRKTNTKVDGFLGS, via the exons ATGGCCACCCAACGCATTACCGACGAAGCCCCACAAAAGCCCAAGTACACAACAGCCGACAACGACGAAGACTACAGAGAGTCAGTAGAAATGATGTTCGAGTCCAAACAAGTCCCCTCCTGGCAAAACCAGCTCACTCTCCGTGCTTTTGTCGTCAGCCTTTTTCTCGGCATCTTGTTCACTTTTATTGTCATGAAACTTAACTTGACTACTGGTATTATTCCTTCTTTAAATGTTTCTGCTGGCCTTCTTGGCTTCTTTTTTGTCAAGACGTGGACTACCTTTTTGAGCAGAAGTGGGTTGTTGAAACAGCCGTTTACTAGACAGGAGAATACTGTCATTCAGACCTGCGTTGTTGCCACTTCCGGCATCGCTTTCTCCG GAGGCTTTGGTAGCTACCTGTTTGGCATGAGTGAGATTGTAGCAAAACAATCAACCGAAGCTAATGCTGCACAAAATATAAAAAATCCTCAGCTACATTGGATGATTGGATTTCTATTTGTTGTTAGTTTTCTTGGACTATTCTCTGTGGTGCCACTTCGAAAG ATAATGATCATAGACTTCAAACTGATTTACCCAAGTGGCACTGCGACTGCTCACCTAATAAACAGCTTCCACACTCCTCAAGGAGCCAGGCTAGCTAA AAAACAAGTTAAAGCTCTGggaaaatttttctcattcagcttcGTGTGGGGTTTCTTCCAGTGGTTCTTCACTGCTGGCGATGCCTGTGGATTCAAAGAGTTCCCTACGTTTGGACTTGAAGCTTATAGAAACAA GTTTTTCTTTGACTTCTCAGCAACTTATGTTGGTGTGGGAATGATTTGTCCATATCTGATCAATGTTTCATTACTACTTGGAGCAATTATTTCTTGGGGTATAATGTGGCCTCTCATCGAGGACAGGAAGGGGCATTGGTACCCTGCAGACCTTAGCCCAAGCAGTCTCAATGGTTTGCAAGGTTACAAG GTATTCATAGCCATAGCCATGATCCTTGGTGATGGTCTCTATAATTTCTTAAAAGTCTTGGGTCATACTTTATTTGGATTGTCTCGCCAAATTCGGATGAAAAAACCTGAAACGTTACCAGTAGAAGCTGGTCAGTCTTCCACAGAAACTCCATCTCTGTCATATGATGATGAGCGTAGAACCCAGATGTTCCTCAAGGACCAAATCCCAACGTGGTTTGCAGTGGCTGGTTATGTCACTGTTGCTATTATATCTGCTGCAACTCTTCCTCATATCTTTCCACATCTAAAGTGGTACCATGCTGCTGTCATATACATTTTTGCACCAGTACTAGCCTTTTGCAATTCTTATGGTACTGGTCTCACCGATTGGTCCCTGGCTTCTACCTATGGAAAGCTTGCTATCTTTACAATTGGGGCATGGGCAGGAGCTTCACATGGTGGTGTTCTTGCGGGATTGGCAGCTTGTGGAGTTATGATGAACATCGTCTCCACTGCATCTGACCTGATGCAGGACTTCAAAACAGGTTATATGACCCTGGCTTCACCTAGGTCAATGTTTGTGAGCCAAATTATTGGAACTGCTATGGGTTGTGTAATATCCCCATGTGTCTTTTGGCTCTTCTACAAGGCCTTCAATAATCTTGGAGTCCCTGGTTCAGAGTACCCAGCCCCTTATGCACTTGTATATCGCAACATGTCAATTTTGGGGGTTGAAGGATTTTCAGCATTACCAAAGAACTGTCTCAAGCTTTGCTATGTGTTCTTTGCCGCTGCCATTGTTGTCAATGCCATTAGAGATGCAGTGGGAAAGAAGCGATCAAAGTATATTCCACTTCCAATGGCAATGGCTATTCCATTTTTTCTTGGGGGTTACTTTGCCATTGACATGTGCGTTGGAAGCCTGATACTATTTGTTTGGCAAAAACTAAACAAGACAAAAGCTGATGCATTTGGCCCTGCTGTAGCTTCAGGATTAATTTGTGGAGATGGGATATGGACTTTACCCAGTTCCATACTAGCATTAGCGGGAATAAACCCACCTATTTGCATGAAATTTCTCTCGAGGAAAACAAATACTAAAGTTGATGGTTTCTTAGGATCTTAA